A section of the Mycolicibacterium anyangense genome encodes:
- a CDS encoding FAD-dependent oxidoreductase, which yields MTDSTTCAIVGGGPAGMVLGLLLARAGIDVTVLEKHADFLRDFRGDTVHPSTLRLLDELGLWDRFNALPQSKVEAATMTVDGKALTMVDFRRLRQPHRYVALVPQWDLLNLLAEAAEAEPTFTLRLRHEVTGLVRTGGRTTGVRYTSPDGDGELSADLTVACDGRGSVVRQAAGLVTHEFPVGFDVWWFRLPRDSDAVYSLVPRTAPGRVLIMIPREGYFQIAYLIPKGSDAALRAAGLDAFKAELDELVPEANVDSLTSLDDVKVLDVRLNRLKRWHTDGLLCLGDAAHAMSPVGGVGINVAVQDAVGAATLLADPLRRRDVTDADLAAVRRRRLPAAVVTQAVQKVMHRQLVEPILRGRSANPPVVMTTLMSRLPWLSVIPAYIVGVGVRPERAPAFARR from the coding sequence ATGACCGACTCCACCACCTGCGCCATCGTCGGCGGGGGTCCCGCAGGCATGGTGCTCGGGCTGCTGCTGGCCCGCGCCGGTATCGACGTGACCGTGCTGGAGAAGCACGCCGATTTCCTGCGCGACTTCCGCGGTGACACAGTCCATCCCAGCACCCTGCGGCTCCTCGACGAGCTGGGCCTGTGGGACAGGTTCAACGCCCTGCCGCAGAGCAAGGTCGAAGCGGCCACCATGACGGTGGACGGCAAAGCCCTGACGATGGTGGATTTCCGCCGGTTGCGCCAACCCCACCGCTACGTGGCCCTGGTGCCGCAGTGGGATCTGCTCAACCTGCTCGCCGAAGCGGCCGAGGCCGAACCGACGTTCACGCTACGGCTGCGGCACGAGGTCACCGGGCTGGTGCGTACCGGTGGTCGCACTACCGGGGTTCGCTACACCTCACCGGACGGAGACGGTGAGCTCAGTGCCGACCTGACCGTTGCCTGCGACGGCCGCGGGTCGGTCGTGCGGCAGGCGGCGGGTCTGGTGACCCACGAGTTCCCGGTCGGTTTCGACGTGTGGTGGTTCCGGCTGCCGCGTGACAGCGACGCCGTCTACTCGCTGGTCCCCCGGACCGCACCGGGTCGCGTGCTGATCATGATCCCGCGCGAGGGTTACTTCCAGATTGCCTACCTGATTCCGAAGGGCAGCGACGCCGCGCTGCGGGCCGCCGGCCTGGACGCGTTCAAGGCCGAGCTCGACGAACTCGTGCCGGAGGCCAACGTGGACAGCCTGACCTCGTTGGACGACGTGAAGGTGCTCGACGTGCGGCTCAACCGGCTCAAGAGGTGGCACACCGATGGGCTGCTGTGTCTTGGCGATGCCGCACACGCCATGTCGCCGGTGGGCGGGGTCGGGATCAATGTGGCGGTGCAGGACGCGGTCGGTGCGGCGACGCTGCTCGCCGATCCGCTGCGCCGCCGCGATGTCACCGACGCCGACCTGGCCGCCGTGCGCCGCCGCCGGCTGCCCGCGGCGGTGGTGACACAGGCCGTCCAAAAGGTGATGCACCGCCAACTCGTGGAGCCGATCCTGCGGGGGCGCAGCGCCAATCCGCCCGTGGTCATGACGACGCTGATGTCGCGGCTGCCGTGGTTGTCGGTGATCCCGGCGTACATCGTCGGCGTCGGTGTGCGTCCGGAACGGGCACCGGCCTTCGCGCGACGCTGA